The following proteins are encoded in a genomic region of Drosophila willistoni isolate 14030-0811.24 chromosome 3R, UCI_dwil_1.1, whole genome shotgun sequence:
- the LOC6650874 gene encoding uncharacterized protein LOC6650874, protein MIITAKLVAIGLSLALTAFTVSTIVLAVQKADLKKDLREAQEKLDLLEAGLQTSTVAPPTSTSSNPTADPGESSSTADPGQSTPTPAPGESSSTADPEQSTSTASPGESSSTADPGQSTSTAAPGESSSTEQPGESSTTSTTTTSPDEEINYRLPSDLAPTHYDLYLFPDTETGLFSGQEKITISVNEATDKIILHSLYLNITSQSVLKSDGSSVEIKGDLIFDSVTEFLTIELSEQLTKGSTITLHLGFEGSMADKIVGLYSSSYLKADDIRKWIATSKFEPTYARQAFPCFDEPAMKASFRITLVHPVDGNYHALSNMDIDSEVNQGAFTEVTFSESVPMSTYLACFIVSDFTAKQVEINTKGIGDPFTMSVYATPEQLDKTDFALDVGKGVIEYYIEYFQIEYPLPKLDMAAIPDFVSGAMEHWGLVTYRETSLLYDVETSSTTNKQRIASVIAHEFAHMWFGNLVTMNWWNDLWLNEGFASFIEYLGVDSVFPEWQMRNQFITSTLHAVLTLDGTLGSHPIIQTVKNPDQITEIFDTITYSKGSSLVRMVEDFLGETTFRQAVTNYLNEYKYKTAETADFFAEIDKLGLGYNVTAIMETWTVQMGLPVVTIEKISDTEYKLTQKRFLANPNDYNEDHDYSEFNYRWSIPITYATSASATVQRVWFYHDQSEITVTLTSAVDWIKFNIDQVGYYRVNYDDSLWEVLANELVAKPKSFSAGDRASLLNDAFALADSTQLPYATAFDMTKYLEKETDYVPWSVAASRLTSLKRTLYYTSSYKKYKAYATELIEPIYTSLGWSTDEEHLNNLLRVTALSASCSLGLEACLTEVGLQFNSWLANPDVRPNPDVREAVYYYGMLSVGNQETWESVWDLFVNETDASEKSKLMYGLAAVQEPWLLQRYINLAWNEEYVRGQDYFTCLSYIAANPVGEPLVWEHVRENWLQLVERFGLNERYLGNLIPSITARFNTQTKLEEMEYFFEKYPEAGAGTAARVRALETVKNNIVWLQENLDSVDAWLDKQQQTKYVAGQSPFQLLAAFGIAKMFLSSYWLQVILSWAVVAFATATVVVAVQLANLEADLADVQAKIDMYESLSGRTSDLAKDRVRRDDEIDYRLPTTLEPTHYKLYWHPDIATGNFSGQETISINVLKDTNQIILHSYLLELTSVYVLNHEIDNYVLETERQFLIITMKEELTAGSTITLGLIFNGQMVNKLVGLYSSIYTTEAGDPRTIATTKFEPTYARQAFPCFDEPAKKATFQITVVHPTGSYHAVSNMPQSESIYLGENTEAVFQTSVKMSTYLACIIISDFDSKTATVKANGIGEDFSMQAYATPQQLEKLQFAIDFGVAVTEYYIQYYKVPYPLPKLDMAAIPDFASGAMEHWGLVTYRETALLYDESYSSTANKQSIAGTLAHEIAHQWFGNLVTMDWWNDLWLNEGFARFMQYKGVNAVFPAWGMLEQFQSATLQSVLVYDAKLSSHPIVQEVKTPDQITAIFDTISYDKGGSVIRMLENLVGSEIFEQAVTNYLEKHQYLNTVTDDFLSEVAALYTATDVKLLMRTWTEQMGYPVLNVTRSSDSGFTITQQRFLSNKVSYNEEFETSVFNYKWSVPLTYILDTFESGQEASSLIFAYDQDSVGVTVDSDVKWLKLNVHQMGFYRVNYEESIWNSITQDLITNINRFDIADRAHLLDDAFALADASQLSYRIPLEMTAFLGLERDFVPWYVAAEKFKTLRRSLMYDDSYVAYLNYARSVVITVYQEVGWTVDADDHLRNRLRVSIISAACSLGLPDCLTTAAQLFNNYLNNPTDANKPSPDLREIVYYFGMQQLSSESSWEQLFDLFKSETDASEKLKLMYGLSGVQDAQLIYRFLELASKDESVVRSQDYFTCVQYLANNPVGEPVVWEYYREHWPELTARFDLNNRNLGSLISQITKYFASQVKLEEVQQFFAKYPEAGAGANARLVALETIKYNIQWLEQNSGDIGEWLSGISRL, encoded by the exons ATGATAATTACAGCAAAATTGGTTGCCATCGGCCTGAGCCTGGCATTGACTGCATTCACAGTATCGACTATTGTGTTGGCCGTGCAGAAGGCTGATCTAAAGAAAGATCTACGCGAGGCTCAGGAGAAATTGGATCTCTTGGAAGCGGGTTTGCAAACATCAACAGTGGCACCACCAACATCGACTAGTAGTAATCCCACTGCAGATCCCGGAGAATCTTCTTCCACTGCAGACCCAGGACAATCCACTCCCACGCCAGCTCCCGGGGAATCTTCATCCACTGCAGATCCAGAGCAATCCACGTCCACAGCATCTCCAGGGGAATCTTCATCCACTGCAGATCCAGGGCAATCCACGTCTACAGCAGCTCCCGGGGAATCTTCTTCCACTGAACAACCAGGAGAATCGTCGACTACATCTACTACTACCACATCACCGGATGAGGAAATCAATTATCGTTTGCCAAGTGATTTAGCTCCCACCCATTATGATCTTTATCTATTTCCGGATACCGAGACGGGTCTGTTCAGTGGACAGGAAAAAATTACCATTAGCGTTAACGAAGCCACAGATAAGATTATTTTGCATTCGTTGTACTTGAATATAACCAGTCAATCTGTACTCAAATCGGACGGCTCGTCAGTGGAAATCAAAGGAGATCTCATATTCGATTCGGTTACTGAATTCTTAACTATTGAATTGTCAGAACAATTGACGAAGGGCAGTACAATAACTTTGCATTTGGGATTTGAGGGTTCGATGGCCGACAAAATTGTTGGGCTGTACAGTTCGTCGTATTTGAAGGCAGACGATATTCGCAAATGGATAGCCACATCGAAATTTGAGCCCACATATGCTAGACAGGCATTCCCATGCTTTGATGAGCCAGCAATGAAGGCCAGCTTTAGGATTACACTGGTGCATCCCGTCGATGGGAACTATCATGCTCTTTCCAACATGGACATTGATTCGGAAGTTAATCAAGGTGCCTTTACAGAAGTCACTTTTTCGGAGAGTGTACCAATGAGCACTTATTTGGCATGTTTCATTGTTTCTGATTTCACGGCCAAGCAAGTGGAGATTAATACCAAGGGCATTGGGGACCCCTTCACCATGAGTGTGTATGCCACACCTGAGCAACTGGATAAAACAGATTTTGCCTTAGATGTGGGCAAAGGTGTTATTGAGTATTATATTGAATACTTCCAAATTGAATATCCATTGCCCAAACTCGATATGGCAGCCATTCCTGACTTTGTCTCGGGGGCCATGGAACACTGGGGCTTAGTCACCTATCGTGAGACGTCTCTGTTGTACGATGTTGAGACAAGTtcgacaacaaacaaacagcgAATTGCCAGTGTGATTGCCCATGAATTTGCTCATATGTGGTTTGGTAATCTGG TTACTATGAATTGGTGGAATGATCTTTGGCTAAACGAAGGCTTTGCCAGTTTTATAGAGTATCTCGGTGTAGATTCTGTTTTCCCTGAATGGCAAATG CGCAATCAATTCATCACTAGCACCTTGCATGCTGTACTCACGTTGGATGGCACTCTAGGTTCTCATCCAATTATACAAACTGTTAAGAACCCCGATCAGATAACAGAAATCTTTGACACCATTACGTATTCCAAGGGTTCGTCCTTGGTGCGTATGGTGGAAGACTTTCTGGGCGAGACAACTTTCCGTCAGGCAGTTACCAACTATCTGAATGAGTATAAATATAAGACAGCAGAAACCGCAGACTTTTTTGCGGAAATAGATAAATTGGGTTTGGGCTATAATGTCACCGCAATTATGGAGACCTGGACTGTGCAG ATGGGCTTACCTGTCGTCACGATAGAAAAAATCTCAGACACTGAATACAAATTGACACAGAAGCGTTTCTTGGCCAATCCGAATGACTATAATGAAGACCACGATTATTCGGAATTCAA CTACCGTTGGTCGATTCCCATCACATATGCGACCAGCGCAAGTGCGACGGTCCAGCGCGTTTGGTTTTATCACGATCAGAGCGAAA TCACTGTAACCCTGACCAGCGCTGTGGATTGGATCAAGTTCAATATTGACCAGGTGGGCTACTATCGTGTCAACTATGATGACTCATTGTGGGAGGTTCTGGCCAATGAACTTGTGGCTAAGCCAAAAAGCTTTAGTGCCGGAGATAGAGCCTCGTTGTTAAATGATGCGTTCGCCCTGGCCGACTCTACACAATTGCCCTATGCCACAGCTTTCGATATGACTAAATATCTGGAAAAGGAAACGGACTATGTGCCGTGGAGTGTGGCCGCCTCGAGATTGACATCCCTGAAGCGCACATTATACTACACTAGTAGCTACAAGAAATACAAGGCATATGCAACAGAGTTGATTGAACCAATATACACATCCCTTGGCTGGTCAACGGATGAAGAACATCTCAACAA TCTTCTTCGTGTTACCGCTTTGAGTGCTTCGTGCTCGTTGGGCCTGGAGGCATGCCTCACCGAGGTTGGCCTACAGTTCAATAGCTGGTTGGCCAATCCCGATGTACGCCCCAATCCTGATGTGCGTGAGGCTGTCTACTATTACGGCATGTTGTCGGTGGGCAATCAGGAAACTTGGGAATCGGTTTGGGACTTGTTTGTAAATGAGACTGATGCCAGCGAGAAGTCCAAGTTGATGTACGGATTGGCAGCTGTCCAAGAGCCATGGTTGCTTCAGCGTTATATCAATCTGGCCTGGAATGAAGAATATGTGAGGGGTCAGGACTACTTTACCTGTCTCAGCTATATAGCAGCCAATCCGGTGGGTGAGCCACTTGTTTGGGAGCATGTACGTGAGAACTGGTTGCAATTGGTCGAACGTTTCGGCCTGAACGAACGGTATTTGGGCAATCTAATACCCTCGATAACAGCTCGTTTTAATACACAAACCAAGCTCGAGGAGATGGAATATTTCTTTGAGAAATATCCTGAAGCCGGAGCTGGCACTGCGGCCCGTGTACGTGCTCTGGAGACAGTGAAAAACAACATTGTGTGGCTTCAAGAGAATTTAGATAGCGTTGACGCCTGGCTGGACAAGCAACAACAGACCAAAT ACGTTGCTGGCCAGTCCCCTTTTCAGTTACTTGCGGCATTTGGAATTGCGAAGATGTTTTTGTCGAGTTATTGGTTGCAGGTGATATTAAGTTGGGCCGTGGTGGCCTTTGCCACGGCCACCGTTGTGGTTGCCGTGCAACTTGCCAATTTGGAGGCCGATTTGGCAGATGTGCAGGCCAAAATAGACATGTACGAGTCATTGAGTGGCAGAACCAGTGACTTGGCCAAGGATCGTGTGCGACGTGATGATGAG ATTGATTATCGCCTGCCCACTACACTGGAGCCCACGCACTATAAACTCTATTGGCATCCAGATATTGCGACAGGCAACTTTAGTGGACAAGAAACCATCAGTATTAATGTGCTGAAGGATACAAATCAAATTATTTTGCACTCCTATCTGCTGGAGTTGACAAGCGTCTATGTGTTGAACCATGAAATTGATAATTACGTCTTGGAAACCGAGCGTCAGTTTCTAATTATAACCATGAAGGAAGAATTGACAGCTGGTTCAACCATTACCTTGGGCTTGATTTTCAATGGCCAAATGGTGAACAAATTGGTCGGTCTCTACAGCAGCATTTATACAACAGAAGCCGGAGATCCAAG AACTATTGCCACTACGAAATTTGAACCAACATACGCTCGACAGGCATTCCCCTGCTTTGATGAACCAGCCAAGAAGGCCACTTTCCAAATTACAGTCGTCCATCCCACTGGCTCTTATCATGCTGTCTCCAATATGCCGCAATCG GAATCTATTTATTTGGGTGAAAATACTGAAGCTGTTTTCCAAACTAGCGTTAAGATGAGTACCTACTTAGCTTGCATCATTATCTCTGACTTTGATTCCAAGACCGCAACTGTGAAGGCCAATGGCATAGGAGAAGATTTCTCTATGCAAGCCTATGCCACACCGCAACAGTTGGAGAAACTTCAGTTTGCCATCGATTTTGGAGTTGCTGTAACCGAGTATTATATTCAATACTATAAAGTACCATACCCACTACCCAAATTGGATATGGCTGCCATACCAGACTTTGCATCTGGAGCCATGGAGCATTGGGGCTTAGTTACCTATCGAGAGACAGCTCTGTTGTACGATGAGAGCTACAGTTCTACTGCCAACAAGCAGTCTATTGCCGGTACTTTGGCTCATGAGATAGCCCATCAGTGGTTTGGAAATCTGGTCACCATGGATTGGTGGAATGATCTCTGGCTAAACGAGGGTTTCGCCCGTTTCATGCAGTACAAGGGTGTAAATGCCGTTTTTCCCGCATGGGGAATG CTGGAGCAATTCCAAAGTGCCACTCTGCAATCCGTCTTGGTATATGATGCTAAACTCTCGTCGCATCCCATTGTTCAGGAGGTGAAAACACCGGATCAAATTACTGCAATTTTTGATACGATTAGCTATGATAAGGGGGGTTCGGTTATTCGCATGTTGGAGAATCTTGTGGGCTCGGAAATCTTTGAGCAGGCTGTTACCAACTATCTGGAAAAACATCAGTACCTAAACACAGTGACCGATGACTTCTTGTCGGAGGTTGCTGCTCTATATACCGCAACTGACGTGAAATTATTGATGCGCACTTGGACCGAGCAAATGGGCTATCCAGTTCTAAATGTGACCCGTAGCAGTGATAGTGGTTTCACAATTACCCAGCAACGTTTCTTGTCCAACAAGGTCAGCTATAACGAGGAGTTCGAGACTAGTGTATTTAACTATAAATGGAGTGTCCCATTAACGTATATTCTTGATACGTTTGAAAGTGGCCAAGAGGCTAGTAGTTTAATCTTTGCTTATGACCAGGATTCAGTAGGCGTGACTGTGGATTCTGATGTAAAATGGTTAAAGCTTAATGTTCACCAAATGGGCTTCTATCGTGTCAATTATGAAGAGTCTATTTGGAACTCAATAACTCAGGATTTGATCACGAATATCAATCGATTTGATATAGCTGATAGGGCGCATTTGCTGGACGATGCCTTTGCCCTGGCCGATGCCAGTCAATTGTCTTATCGCATTCCCCTTGAGATGACCGCCTTCTTGGGTTTGGAGCGTGACTTTGTTCCTTGGTATGTGGCAGCCGAAAAGTTTAAGACACTGCGTCGCAGTCTTATGTATGACGATTCCTACGTTGCCTATTTGAACTATGCTCGTTCCGTGGTCATTACAGTTTACCAGGAAGTGGGTTGGACAGTCGATGCTGATGATCATTTGAGAAA TCGCCTGCGGGTTTCCATTATCTCAGCAGCCTGTTCCTTAGGTTTGCCTGATTGTTTGACCACAGCCGCACAGCTCTTTAATAATTACCTAAATAATCCAACGGATGCCAATAAACCATCCCCTGATTTGCGCGAAATTGTCTACTACTTTGGTATGCAACAATTGAGCAGCGAATCCAGTTGGGAGCAGCTATTCGATCTCTTCAAGAGCGAAACCGATGCCAGCGAGAAACTAAAGCTTATGTACGGTCTGTCTGGTGTTCAGGATGCCCAATTGATTTATCGTTTTCTGGAATTGGCTTCTAAGGACGAGAGTGTGGTGCGATCTCAAGACTATTTCACTTGCGTTCAGTATCTTGCCAATAATCCCGTTGGTGAGCCTGTAGTTTGGGAATACTATCGCGAGCATTGGCCAGAATTAACCGCCCGCTTCGATCTGAACAACCGCAATCTTGGCAGCCTAATTTCTCAGATCACTAAATACTTTGCCAGCCAGGTGAAACTCGAGGAAGTtcagcaattttttgccaaatATCCGGAAGCCGGAGCTGGTGCGAATGCCAGGTTGGTGGCCTTGGAAACGATCAAGTACAACATTCAATGGCTGGAACAAAATAGCGGCGATATCGGTGAATGGCTAAGTGGCATTTCCAGGCTATAG
- the LOC26529527 gene encoding uncharacterized protein LOC26529527 — MGNLKQNIKDGITAERVAIFFGLLSTCLAVALVLVIVHRDNIWLQLEEAKMKLDVLEDYIQANLVTEISKQTKIN, encoded by the exons ATGGGCAATTTAAAGCAGAACATTAAGG ATGGCATCACAGCGGAACGTGTAGCCATATTTTTTGGCTTACTATCCACCTGTCTGGCAGTCGCTCTTGTCCTTGTCATTGTCCATAGGGATAATATATGGTTACAATTGGAGGAAGCCAAAATGAAATTGGATGTTCTTGAGGACTATATACAGGCCAATCTAGTGACTGAAATAtccaagcaaacaaaaataaattaa
- the LOC6650873 gene encoding wnt inhibitor of Dorsal protein, producing the protein MFFIHIFLSFASSSAAIVEPMNYYQYTQFQAPLSWEAITSTSLEQALSHCQENFKWQRWNCPSTDFVKRRKNAGTGVIPLDREDVYVAAISMAAIVYTLTKDCANGVIAGCGCTKNALNVPCAHEPAKALEQYEKRFGLGVGAAAHNQRVVGALLKQSLEEECRCKKSSPQGKCLEEQCVSVMKPFEYVAQDLLQMYDDAIQLDTTISNLKIMWQNIPLDSLVYMQDSPNYCEPEASGRWSGTRGRRCTKDNSGSAEERLSCQQLCRVCGYRVRTQHVRMERRCNCKLVWGFRLQCDVCVQLERQYSCY; encoded by the coding sequence ATGTTCTTTATACACATATTTTTGAGCTTTGCCAGCTCATCGGCGGCCATTGTTGAGCCGATGAACTATTATCAATACACACAATTCCAGGCTCCTCTCTCCTGGGAGGCCATCACTAGCACTAGCTTGGAGCAGGCATTATCCCATTGCCAGGAGAACTTTAAGTGGCAACGTTGGAACTGCCCGAGCACTGATTTCGTCAAAAGGAGAAAGAATGCAGGAACTGGAGTCATTCCGCTGGATCGTGAAGATGTCTATGTGGCTGCCATTTCCATGGCTGCCATAGTTTACACACTCACCAAGGATTGTGCGAATGGTGTGATTGCTGGCTGTGGATGCACAAAAAATGCCCTAAACGTACCCTGTGCCCATGAGCCGGCTAAGGCATTGGAACAATACGAGAAACGATTTGGCCTCGGAGTGGGTGCAGCTGCTCATAATCAACGTGTAGTTGGCGCCCTACTGAAGCAATCATTGGAGGAGGAATGCCGCTGCAAGAAGTCGAGTCCACAAGGCAAATGCCTGGAGGAGCAATGCGTATCAGTGATGAAACCCTTCGAGTATGTGGCTCAGGATTTACTACAAATGTACGACGATGCCATTCAATTGGATACCACAATTAGCAATCTAAAGATTATGTGGCAAAACATACCCTTGGACTCCCTGGTCTATATGCAGGACTCGCCCAACTATTGTGAGCCCGAGGCCAGTGGCCGTTGGTCCGGCACACGGGGACGCCGTTGCACCAAGGATAACAGCGGTTCGGCCGAGGAGCGACTCTCCTGCCAGCAACTATGCCGAGTCTGTGGCTATCGCGTACGCACCCAGCACGTTCGCATGGAGCGTCGTTGCAATTGCAAACTAGTCTGGGGATTCCGTCTCCAATGTGATGTCTGTGTGCAATTGGAACGACAATACAGTTGCTACTAG
- the LOC6650872 gene encoding uncharacterized protein LOC6650872: MSGLLRFLLFYALTTMLASGQDTTISEEIATEAARGLASSYEPEDKQALKKNTQIFMGIYKNYKSTYLGNKTTSEYKKRLRDRVSAVQMSNNEASATATEIAEPEQVEAIADGHVDALAQEMRNDANAEVLLEAQTETTIYDDTEGTSGKKRRKRKRKYRNNNKKRDEDSEVNTEPTLEEENENMQRYQVGPGLNVSLDMSNDIVHVKLDGENLKDIVAARWLSLDNSEEGRGKKYDMITKVLPLFILPFLIQSAIVPFLVTKLKLLLVKSILVGKLAIFLLIISAIKNSNKMVQSYEVPSYWAGEPSRRSELAAAASSAAAAAYNGYRVEGKPTTWIS, from the exons ATGAGTGGCTTGCTAAGATTTCTATTGTTCTATGCCCTGACCACAATGCTAGCCAGTGGCCAGGATACAACTATTAGTGAGGAAATTGCAACCGAAGCGGCACGGGGATTGGCCAGCAGCTACGAGCCTGAGGATAAGCAGGcattgaaaaaaaacacacaaatcTTCATGGGCATTTACAAGAACTACAAGAGTACATATTTGGGCAATAAGACGACCAGTGAGTACAAGAAGCGTCTACGGGATCGCGTTAGTGCTGTCCAAATGTCCAACAATGAGGCCAGTGCAACGGCAACTGAAATAGCAGAACCAGAGCAAGTGGAGGCCATTGCCGATGGACATGTCGATGCTTTGGCTCAGGAAATGCGTAACGATGCCAATGCCGAAGTCTTGTTGGAGGCACAAACAGAGACAACCATTTATGATGACACTGAGGGGACTTCGGGCAAAAAGAGACGCAAGCGTAAGCGCAAATatcgcaacaacaacaagaaacgcGATGAAGATTCCGAAGTCAATACAGAGCCAACTTTGGAGGAGGAGAATGAGAACATGCAGCGGTATCAAGTGGGACCCGGCCTAAATGTCAGTCTGGACATGAGCAATGACATTGTCCATGTGAAACTGGATGGCGAGAATCTTAAAGATATTGTCGCCGCCCGTTGGCTTAGCTTAGACAACAGCGAGGAAG gCCGTGGCAAGAAGTACGATATGATAACCAAAGTTTTACCCCTATTCATCCTGCCCTTTCTTATCCAATCGGCAATTGTGCCATTTCTGGTGACGAAACTCAAATTGCTGCTAGTTAAATCCATACTAGTGGGTAAACTGGCCATTTTCCTGCTCATCATTTCGGCCATTAAGAACAGCAATAAAATGGTCCAGAGCTATGAGGTGCCCTCCTATTGGGCTGGCGAACCGAGTCGGCGTTCTGAGCTGGCGGCAGCCGCGTCTTCGGCGGCAGCGGCTGCCTACAATGGCTATCGGGTGGAAGGCAAACCGACAACATGGATAAGCTAA